In Gymnogyps californianus isolate 813 chromosome 29, ASM1813914v2, whole genome shotgun sequence, the following are encoded in one genomic region:
- the NIT1 gene encoding LOW QUALITY PROTEIN: deaminated glutathione amidase (The sequence of the model RefSeq protein was modified relative to this genomic sequence to represent the inferred CDS: inserted 1 base in 1 codon), with amino-acid sequence MYPALCRSSPRLPHAMAGPPGLKPLVAVGQVTSTPNKELNFGVCARLVREAAQRGACLVFLPEGFDYIGSDTAQTLSLAEGLDGDLMGRYAELARECGVWLSLGGFHERGQDWLTTQRIYNCHVLLDPAGNVVAAYRKTHLCDVELVGRVVMKESSFTNPGTEIVPPVGTPAGRLGLSICYDLRFPEISLALRRAGAEILTYPSAFTIPTGSAHWEVLLRARAIESQCYVVAAAQTGRXHEHRTSYGHALVVDPWGAVVAQCHEGTGLCYAEIDLDYLHRIRQEIPVHGHRRPDLYGTVAAAGLEPAP; translated from the exons AT GTACCCCGCGCTGTGCCGCAGCTCCCCGCGCCTGCCCCACGCCATGGCGGGTCCCCCGGGGCTGAAGCCGCTGGTGGCCGTGGGCCAGGTCACCTCCACGCCCAACAAGGAGCTGAACTTCGGCGTCTGCGCCAGGCTGGTGCGGGAGGCGGCACAGCGCGGCGCCTGCCTCGTCTTCCTCCCCGAGGGCTTTGACTACATCGGCTCCGACACGGCGCAGACCCTCAGCCTGGCCGAGGGACTGGACGGGGACCTCATGGGACGCTACGCCGAGCTGGCCAG ggagTGCGGCGTGTGGCTGTCCCTGGGTGGCTTCCACGAGCGTGGCCAGGACTGGCTGACCACGCAGCGCATCTACAACTGCCATGTGCTGCTGGACCCCGCAG GTAACGTCGTGGCCGCTTACAGGAAGACCCACCTGTGTGACGTGGAGCTGGTGGGACGCGTCGTCATGAAGGAGAGCAGCTTCACCAACCCCGGCACCGAGATCGTGCCCCCGGTCGGCACGCCGGCGGGGAGG CTCGGCCTCTCCATCTGCTACGACCTGCGCTTCCCCGAGATCTCGCTGGCGCTGCGGCGTGCCGGCGCCGAGATCCTCACCTACCCCTCGGCCTTCACCATCCCCACGGGCTCGGCGCACTGGGAG GTGCTGCTGCGGGCCCGGGCCATCGAGAGCCAGTGCTACGTGGTGGCGGCCGCCCAGACGGGAA ACCACGAGCACCGGACGTCCTACGGCCACGCGCTGGTGGTGGACCCCTGGGGCGCCGTGGTGGCCCAGTGCCACGAGGGAACCGGGCTCTGCTACGCCGAGATCGACCTCGACTACCTGCACCGCATCCGCCAGGAGATCCCGGTGCACGGCCACCGCCGGCCCGACCTCTATGGCACCGTGGCGGCCGCGGGGCTGGAGCCGGCACCGTGA
- the PFDN2 gene encoding prefoldin subunit 2, producing the protein MADSAKGRPAAAPGGKALTAEQVVARFNRLRQEQRGLASKAAELELELNEHSLVIETLREVDPTRKCYRMVGGILVERTVKEVLPALENNKEQISKIIETLNQQLQAKGRELNEFREKHNIRLVGEEDPKQPPKEGAEGAGAKGGSAGVLVS; encoded by the exons atgGCGGACAGCGCGAAGGGGCGGCCGGCGGCAGCGCCCGGTGGGAAGGCGCTGACAGCGGAGCAG GTGGTGGCCCGGTTCAACCGGCTGCGGCAGGAGCAGCGGGGCCTGGCCTCGAAGGCGGccgagctggagctggagctgaacgAGCACAG CCTGGTCATCGAGACGCTGCGGGAGGTGGACCCCACGCGGAAGTGCTACCGCATGGTGGGCGGCATCTTGGTGGAGCGCACCGTCAAGGAGGTGCTGCCGGCCCTGGAGAACAACAAGGAGCAG ATCAGCAAAATCATCGAGACGCTGAACCAGCAGCTGCAGGCGAAGGGCCGGGAGCTGAACGAGTTCCGGGAGAAGCACAACATTCGGCTGGTGGGCGAGGAGGACCCCAAGCAGCCCCCCAAGGAGGGGGCCGAGGGCGCCGGGGCCAAGGGCGGCTCGGCCGGCGTCCTGGTCTCCTAG
- the LOC127026895 gene encoding V-type proton ATPase catalytic subunit A-like: MEGAGGPRLAEAERESLLGSVHGVSGPVVTATRMAGAAMYELVRVGHAELVGEIIRLEGDMATLQVYEETSGVRVGDPVLRTGKPLSVELGPGILGSIFDGIQRPLRDIAQLTRSIYIPRGTNVPALPRHLAWDFAPSKDVRVGSHVTGGDIYGTVAENSLIRHKIMVPPRSRGTVTYIAPPGHYSVSDVVLELDFQGSAEKLTMLQVWPVRQTRPVAEKLPANHPLLTGQRVLDALFPCVQGGTTAIPGAFGCGKTVISQSLSKYSNSDIIVYVGCGERGNEMSEVLRDFPRWGRLTMEVDGRTETIMKRTTLVANTSNMPVAAREASIYTGITLSEYFRDMGHHVSMMADSTSRWAEALREISGRLAEMPADSGYPAYLGARLASFYERAGRARCLGSPAREGSVSIVGAVSPPGGDFSDPVTSATLGIVQVFWGLDKKLAQRKHFPSVNWLISYSRYLRALEPHYEGLHPEFPALRSRAREILQEEEELAEIVQLVGKVGWDRGDGIGESCSGGAEGVTPADPPSHYDSPKNSHIPSHYDVPPARHYPPSPPLRRKDR, translated from the exons AtggagggggccggggggccgcgGCTGGCGGAGGCCGAGCGGGAGAGTCTGCTGGGCTCCGTCCACGGCGTCTCGGGGCCCG TGGTGACGGCCACCCGCATGGCGGGGGCGGCCATGTACGAGCTGGTGCGCGTGGGGCACGCGGAGCTGGTGGGGGAGATCATCCGGCTGGAGGGGGACATGGCCACGCTCCAGGTCTACGAGGAGACCT cgggggTGCGGGTGGGGGACCCGGTGCTGCGCACGGGGAAGCCGCTCTCGGTGGAGCTGGGGCCCGGCATCCTGGGCTCCATCTTCGACGGGATCCAGCGCCCGCTGCGGGACATCGCCCAGCTCACCCGCAGCATCTACATCCCGCGGGGCACCAACGTCCCCGCGCTGCCCCGGCACCTCGCCTGGGACTTCGCCCCCAGCAAGGACGTCCGG GTTGGGAGCCACGTCACCGGCGGTGACATCTACGGGACGGTGGCCGAGAACTCCCTCATCCGGCACAAGATCATGGTGCCGCCCCGCAGCCGGGGCACCGTCACCTACATCGCACCCCCCGGGCACTACAGCGTCTCG GACGTGGTGCTGGAGCTGGACTTCCAGGGCAGCGCAGAGAAGCTGACCATGCTGCAGGTCTGGCCGGTGCGACAGACCCGGCCCGTGGCCGAGAAGCTGCCAGCGAATCACCCACTGCTGACGGGCCAGCGGGTGCTGGACGCCCTCTTCCC ATGCGTGCAGGGCGGCACCACGGCCATCCCGGGCGCCTTCGGCTGCGGCAAGACCGTCATCTCCCAGTCCCTGTCCAAGTACTCCAACAGCGACATCATCGTCTACGTGGGCTGCGGCGAGCGCGGCAACGAGATGTCCGAGGTCCTGCGGGACTTCCCGAGGTGGGGACGG CTCACCATGGAGGTGGACGGGAGGACGGAGACCATCATGAAGCGCACGACGCTGGTGGCCAACACCTCCAACATGCCGGTGGCCGCCCGCGAAGCCTCCATCTACACCG GCATCACGCTCTCCGAGTACTTCCGCGACATGGGCCACCACGTCAGCATGATGGCCGACTCCACCTCCCGCTGGGCCGAGGCGCTGCGCGAGATCTCGGGGCGCTTGGCCGAGATGCCGGCGG ACAGCGGCTACCCGGCGTACCTGGGCGCCCGCCTGGCCTCCTTCTACGAGCGCGCGGGGCGAGCGCGCTGCCTGGGCTCCCCTGCCCGCGAGGGCAGCGTCAGCATCGTCGGCGC CGTGTCCCCGCCGGGAGGGGACTTCTCGGACCCCGTCACCTCGGCCACGCTGGGCATCGTGCAG GTTTTTTGGGGGCTGGACAAGAAGCTGGCGCAGCGCAAGCACTTCCCCTCGGTGAACTGGCTGATCAGCTACAGCAGGTACCTGCGGGCGCTGGAGCCCCACTACGAGGGGCTGCACCCCGAGTTCCCCGCCCTGCGCAGCCGGGCCCGGGAGAtcctgcaggaggaggaggagctggccGAGATTGTCCAGCTGGTCGGCAAGGTGGGATGGGATAGGGGGGACGGGATAGGGG AGAGTTGCTCGGGGGGGGCCGAAGGCGTCACCCCCGCAGACCCCCCCAGCCATTACGACTCCCCCAAGAACAGCCACATCCCCAGCCACTACGACGTGCCGCCCGCCCGCCACTACCCGCCGTCCCCGCCGCTGCGCAGGAAGGACCGCTGA
- the LRRC71 gene encoding leucine-rich repeat-containing protein 71: MRRRGERAPREKVAAAAVAEEEMKSTERKAEQGAEEYQCTGLLEQDFPELCARVGIASVPKVTLRPSPSFPADEEPAEPTLAEVLARIQHKYSYFQPCIQVEREHEDPRSARAVFLRGWKIEEDMLGVLSQCLPALAGLQAVHLWKVGLTERLLPALAALLARCPRLRTLSLEGNPLPEPAFHTLMGSDSTLAHLSLRNNSIGDAAARLIGQSLSTLSSSNRSLVSLVLSFNRISDLGAGYIAKGLRLNRSLLSLSLANNDIGDAGAIRLAEVLGPFALTHAEVVERRRLLLVEALGRSRMTPKETEGQSEHPFSLRGTAAPDKLPPAKHGKTPAKKKEPLRKEEARHPKKPPELRATRGRDVKPSGQEKPSPEVPDPAEPPHPLLEEARQHQGSVVLPGNRALLNLNLSYNRVTERGLGAFLAALEGQQQEKKPKVPGQQGLLCLSLEKNRILPTSPAFARLQELLPPQDPLPKAQGQEEAQELGA; the protein is encoded by the exons AtgaggcggcggggggagcgggcgCCCAGGGAGAAGGTGGCGGCAGCAGCGGTCGCGGAGGAGGAGATGAAGAGCACGGAGAGGAAGGCCGAGCAGGGCGCAG aggaGTACCAGTGCACCGGCCTCCTGGAGCAGGACTTTCCCGAGCTCTGTGCCCGGGTTGGCATCGCCAGCGTCCCCAAAGTCACCCTCCGGCCCTCCCCGAGCTTCCCTGCGGATg AGGAGCCCGCTGAGCCGACGCTGGCAGAGGTCCTCGCCCGCATCCAGCACAAGTACAGCTACTTCCAGCCCTGCATCCAGGTGGAGAGGGAGCACGAGGACCCCCGGAGCGCCCGCGCCGTCTTCCTGCGAG GCTGGAAGATCGAGGAGGACATGCTGGGGGTCCTGAGCcagtgcctgcctgccttggccggcctgcaggcagtgca CCTCTGGAAAGTCGGGCTGACGGAGCGGCTGCTCCCGGCGCTGGCGGCGCTGCTGGCACGCTGCCCCCGCCTGCG GACGCTCAGCCTGGAGGGGAACCCCTTGCCCGAGCCCGCCTTCCACACACTGATGGGGAGCGACAGCAC GCTGGCCCACCTCTCGCTGCGCAACAACAGCATCGGGGACGCGGCCGCCCGGCTCATCGGGCAGAGCCTGTCCACCCTGAGCTCCTCCAACCGCAGCCTGGTCTCGCTCGTCCTCAGCTTCAACCGCATCTCGGATCTGGGAGCCGGCTACATCGCCAAG GGCTTGCGCTTGAACCGCTCCCTGCTCTCCCTATCCCTGGCGAACAACGACATCGGCGATGCGGGGGCCATCAGGCTGGCCGAG GTCCTGGGGCCGTTTGCGCTGACGCACGCCGAAGTGGTGGAGCGGAGGCGGCTGCTCTTGGTGGAGGCGCTGGGACGGTCCCGCATG ACCCCAAAAGAGACCGAGGGCCAGAGCGAGCATCCCTTCAGCCTGCGCGGCACCGCGGCCCCCGACAAGCTGCCCCCGGCCAAGCACGGCAAAACCCCCGCCAAGAAGAAG GAGCCGCTGCGGAAGGAGGAGGCCAGGCACCCCAAGAAGC CGCCGGAGCTGAGAGCCACCCGCGGCAGAGATGTGAAACCGAGCGGCCAGGAGAAGCCGAGCCCGGAG GTGCCGGATCCGGCCGAGCCGCCACATCCGCTGCTGGAGGAGGCCAGGCAGCACCAGGGCAGCGTCGTCCTGCCGGGAAACCGGGCGCTCCTCAACCTCAACCTGAGCT ACAACCGCGTCACCGAGCGGGGCCTCGGCGCTTTCCTGGCGGCActggaagggcagcagcaggagaagaaacCGAAGGTGCcggggcagcaggggctgctgtGCCTCTCCCTGGAG AAAAACCGCATCCTTCCCACCAGCCCGGCCTTCGCACggctccaggagctgctgccgcCGCAAGACCCCCTCCCCAAAGCCCAGGGCCAAGAGGAGGCGCAGGAATTGGGCGCCTAA